The genomic interval GGCCTCCTGCCCCCCACTAATCTCCCCACGGGCCTTCCCCTGCCCGCCGTACCGCCTGCAGCagggccccgggggggggctgccctcctcctgctcctgctcctgctcctccgccgccgccaccccccccaccgccgccaCCGCTGCCCGGCGCCCCCGGCAGCTCATGGCGGGGCCGCTTGGCCGCCACGGGCACGAGCGGGAGgtcggggccggggccgggaccgggggcggcgccggggccgggggcgggagcggggccggggccggggccggggccacCGCCCGGGACCTTCCGCTTGTGCTGCTCGATCATCGCCGCCGGCCGCGCGCGCCcgcccgctccgccccgccctCCCGCTCCCCCATTGGTCGGCCGCGCCGCTTCCTGCCTCGCCGACTGGCGGAGCGCGGCCGGACGGCCCGCCCACCCCTCCAGCTTACTTCCGGCGCGCGGGTGACGGAAGAGAGGCGCCGGGTGGTGGCGGCCGCTCCCCGCGCGGATTGGCTGATGGAGCCGGAGGGAGGGTGCCAGCAACACGAGTAACGCTGATTGGCTAGAGGCTGCCACCCGCCATCATTGCGCGCGACGATTGGCGGAGTGGAGAGGTGCCCTGAGGTGAGGGTGGGGGTGTGGAGGGAGCAAAATGGCGGCGGCCGCAGGGGCCGAGTGATGGCGGTGGTTGAGTGGTGCTGCGCCGGGTGCTGACGGGCTCCGGCTTCTCCCCGGCCGCCGGGCAGGGCCCGTCCCGCCTCACCCCGCCTGTCCGGGCCGGGCCCGCGGCCTCCGGTTCGCGCCCAGCCCAGCCGCTCCCCCCCCGCAGCCTCGGTCCCCCCCGAGCCGGTGTGAGCCGCTGAACCCCCGCGGTGTGAGGGCAGAGACTGTCGTGGCGCGCTGGGGTCGGTGCCGGGCTGTAGCCCAAGTCAAGGTGGAATAATGACTGTTGCCTGCTAATAGGTCTGGCCGCAGGAGCTTTCGTgcattaattaaatatttattttcaaggcATCTCTCTGAACTGGGGCGGTGAATATGCGGTAGCCTGGGGTGAATTCAGCCGGTGGGGCCGTTGGAGTGTCTCTCGCCTGGACCCTGCGAGGCCTGCGGTGATGGAGGCGCTGCCCGAGCTCTACGCCATCTTCCAGGGAGAGGTgtgtggggctgctgctggcggcCGTCACCCTGCGAGATGTTACCGCCTGTGGCGTGCTTCTTTGTCTCCttattttgttgtttcagtCACCGTTTAGTTCAGCGGCAGTTTGGGCAACTGACGGTTCTGTAGCACGTATATACGCGGCTCTGtatatgtgtctgtgtgtttaTGTACGTACATATAGATTTTCATGCATATACGTACAAGATGTTTACCTGAATAACGTAGGAGTGGTTGGCTGACCACATCTACTCCAGAGTTATTAAGCAGTGCTGTGCCtaacctgccctgaaagctaaaactgaaggaaagcaggagaaCCGTGTAGGCTTTTTGTGCGTATTCTAAGCTGTGGTTTGAAAATGGGTGTCTTGTGAAGGGTTTTCCTTTAGTTGTTGTGTTGGTTTCTTCACAGGTTGCTACAGTGACAGAATATGGGGCATTTATAAAAATCCCAGGCTGCAGGAAACAAGGTTTGTTTCTCCTATTTTTGCTCAGACATGGTTTCATGTTGGTGTGTTTGAGCCAAGCAGTCGTCCTTGGAATTAAAGTCTTGCCACGTTTTagaaaaagctcagaaaaggtttttttcctaaattagGAAGAAATTGAGGTTCTTGGAAAGTACTTCCGATATGTTTGCATGAATACCAAAAAGACTCAGGGAGCTTTTTGCTAGCTTCCAGATGTTTTACAGAATCATTTTAAGGTGTTGGACAGATTATAGAAACTTTCTACAGTTAGATAATTTGTCCAACTTCTTTTATGGCCAATATAAAttaagctgaaataaaaaaataaaccagaaaagcTGACTTAAAGCTCTGTTTATGTTTGTGGGAAACCTGCAAAGTCAAACAAACTCATTTTACTAAAGCAGCAGCTTACGGTGGATGTTCTGTCAAATGCTGGTAGGTCCACAAACAATGCTGCCTCCACTCCCCTCTTGAATTGTCCAGTCGCTGTAGTGCTAGTTCTAATAAAAGTTTTTGGACAGAAGCGTGGCTGCTGGAGGGAAGTCGCTTTGAGACACAAACAGGCCCTGAAACGTGATCTTGAACAGCGAGGTGTGTTTCCAGATTTATCCTTTCTTGTATCCCTTGTCCCCTCTGTAGCCCACATGTCAttcatgcaaattaaaaatacagttttgggCCTGTGTGACCTTGCAAGCGCAGGAGATTGGGGCAGCCATGGTGTTTCATGCTTTTGACTTTGCCAGCAAAGTGTTGTGTTGCTGATGTGTGAAATGGGCTCTTTATTCTCCGGTGCTTGGGGTGGCCTCAGAGGACAGGCAAGATGGGAGAGGTGTTAGTGCCTGCTACAGTTTTCCATATGGGTGCCTGATACGTTGAGTATGAAGACACTGCTTTGGGGTCCTGCTTTTCTGAGTTAATTTGGAGCAGATCTTGGTGACTTTTTACGTGTTTGATTGATGCAACTAGTTGATTCTCACCTGCATAATGTACCGGAGGAAAGAAATGGTTAGTTTTGCTTAGGGGAACCGCTGAATATGTGCCCTGTCTCCCAGAGCAGTGGTCTCCAAATGTTTTTGATTGTGCACCCTCAGTTAACCCTATCGGCGGTTAATTTTTTGAGCACACACCCCCAagatttattaataaattataCACGTGTACTACTGTACTAATGTTATGTACATTAGAAAACATACTCCAAAATAGAAGTCAAAACAGGATGAGCTAAAGATGAAATAAgtgctgttaattttttttattttatttgttactggttaaaaaatattttcttcccacaCCCCAAAGGATTGTCTCACCTCCATCACACTTTGGAGACTGCTGTTCTAGAGGGCAAAACTGAGAAGTGGAGacttgtctttattttttccctttcttctcttccaaaacCATGACCAGGCCTTGTCCATAAGACTCACATGTCCTCCTGCCGTGTGGATAAACCTTCAGAGATAGTAGATGTTGGAGACAAAGTATGGGTGAAGCTTATCGGAAAAGAGGtaatgttaatttttgtttctttaatgcTGCGGTGATAAAATATACTGCGAAAACACTGAGAACTTCTGTTCACAGAGGCTGTGTGTTCCTGTTGCTTTGTTGGGGTTTGGCAGGCTCTATTTTACAGATGGGTGAATTCTCTTTACCTCTAGATGTGGCTTTGGGCACATCGCTTCTGTGACTTGCAACAATGCAGGTCAGAAAAAGGGACTTTATAAAAGCTTTTGGCTTAAAAGTAACAAAAcgcttccctttcttcccctgcGCACCCCTTCGCAGCTTTTATCACCTTAACTGTGTGATTTGGTGGCTAAATGAGCAATTTGAAAGGATCCCAAGATAAGAGCTGATATAAACCCAGTTTGAGAGGCAGGAGGGAGTGTTCTTGGggatttttgttcatttgttttcaagaaagTACCACTGTCAGTGATTTATGCCcagactttttgtttgtttgttttgaagtaaGAACATTTTACATtcccgccacccccccccccccccaatctatgttcctttttctcctgcagaagATGTGACAATGGGTATATCATCTGTATTTAAAGATTACATGGAACAAAAACTAAAGACTTGTGCTTTGGTGAGCCATGGAAACAAAGCAAGCTGACGGTATTTTGTTGGGATCAAGGTGGAAGCATTCAGTTCAAAGTTGCACAGGATTTGGCcataaatgctttgctttttttttttattggaagaAGATAATCAGGTTGATGTACAAAACAAGGACTTAATTTTGTGTGGGATAAGGGAAATGGGTTGAGAAACTTGGTCTTATTTACACAATATAGAAAAACTATATGAAAGACTTCACAgattttcacagattttttttttttttaagccatctGTGGTGtgcttttttaacttttattttgtttgtgtaaGTTTCTATTAAGCCACTGTTTTCTTTATCTGGAGCACAGCTGTTGGGCTTCTGGCTTCCTTGCTGTAGAGGCAAGGGGCAGAAGCATGTTGGAGAGGTGGACAGCAGAAGAGTTCATTGTTGGATTGCCTGCAAATAGCTGCATGGGTGTCATaaacagacaaaacagaagTACCTTCAATAGCAGCATTGGTGAAAATGCAGACAGTTGCaagaaaggcttaaaaaaaccccaaaacccccaaatataCAACTTTTGCTCTTGCTTCTAAAGTAATGTGGCAATCAAGGACTTACTAGGATTCAGAAAAGAATAAGCCCCTAACAGAGatacttaaaacatttttagtcTCATAAGAGGATCAAAATAGGGAAATGGatataaagttttatttttcaggatgcAAGTTGGCTAAAGTACTGGTCCAGAGGGAACTGTTTCGAGGGTGGATGATTTGAGAATTGTAGCAAAGCTTCCAAACATGCACTTTCTTCTACAGCTCTTGGCTTTGGTCATACTGAAAGCAGAATGTTAATCCGAGCAGACCTATAGTTTGAGCTTGTCATACTACTGAGATAGCTGCTTAACAGAAGCTATTTTATTAGCTAGAGTACTCTAAATGCAGCTACAAAATAATAGAACAAAAGCACTTTCACGTAGTATCCtttgcagtgctgctctttGCTAACCaacagttttcttccttctctatAGGCCTCCAGACACAGTGTATTAATTAACATCATTGTCATTTCTTTGTCTCGTtccatctcttcctctttcagaTGAAAGATGACAAACTGAAGCTTTCCCTCTCCATGAAGGTTGTTAACCAAGGCACAGGAAAAGACCTCGATCCAAACAATATTTCCCTTGAGTAGGTAAATCTACTGACCAGAATATAACAGATCAGGTTGCTACTGCCTGCTTTTCCCTGCCTTGCATTCCTGGCTTTCCTGCCATACTTATTCTCCCATCCTTTGGAGGGCGAGGCTGGCTCTCCCTGAGCCTCCCAGCGATGCACTGGCTGGAGGATTGACTGAAGGCATTCCCTTGGTTATGCAGCCTagaggcaggcaggagctggaggaggctgcagggagcTCCAGCCTTTCACACCACGGCAGGATTTTCATTCCTGTGTTGTGATGGCAGTGTGCTTGTACTGGAAGGACTGATCATTCCAGCTGGGGATTTGTCTCATTTTCACATACCATGAAATCAAGTCTTAACTGCTTGGATGTTTCAGAGATTCTTTGTCTACCTTTTTTTGCAACATCTTTTGCAGGTcaaataaaattgctttattttcatactGGGCAAgtatatttatgtgtgtgttcacacagaaaatacagatgttAGTATAAAGGATGTAACTGCAGCTCCCTGCATTTGTCTGCTTTGTGCAGAGTGTGCTCAGTTAGTCTCAAAATTAGAAGATGACAGGTAAAATATGCTGTTAACAATGTGGTTTATTCTAATGAGCAGTTGGTCAGCTCTGTTCTTTGGTTTAGCTGATTAAGTGGCTCTTTTAGAGCAACATTTGAGAAAAACTTCTGTTTAGGTTGTGTCCATATAAATACACAGGGTTAAAGATGAAAGTGGATGAGAGTGGAAGAGGGGAAAATGGAACTGTCCTTCTCTTTCCAGTCAGGACGAGAGGAAAAAACGCACGTTCAGAGACTACACGAGTCAGAAGATCACGCTTGAAGCTGTCTTGAACACTGTGTGCAAGAAATGTGGTTGCAAAGGTATGTTTATGCAGGGCTGTCTTGTACTTTTGATGTAGCCTTGTTCTAACCAGGTGGTGACTTGTAGATAGGATTGTATCAACATCTGTCTCACAGTTGTGTATAAGGACTGGATTTGCTTCCAGGTGTCTCTTCTAGAGGAGAACTACGTTTTCAATCACTTGTTACAAAAAGGAAAGACTTAGCTGAACTCCTTTTATAAAGGTTTGTTTCTTAAAATCGTGTCCCTTTGAGCTTCCTGTAAAGAACCTTCCTACTGAGTGCAGGTAGAGTACAGGTACCCTTCTTGCAGTATTTGTGTTAATGTGTCTTATAGCTGAGGTCCtgtttcagttttgtgttttaaaaaataaacatatgcCTTCACCAGATCATTTAATTCTGAAGAACAATCAGTGGAAATTACTGATCAGTTGTTGGGAACACAGTGTTAGCTTGTGAGCAGTGTCTTAGAGCTGAAAACaagcatttggttttttttaacctggtgaaatttttgtgttttgcctGGTTCAGCAATAGGAAGTTGGCTTATGTGATGGCTTTTCAGTAGCTTTTTGCAAGTGGCTGAGGCATAAAGTAGTCTTTTGTACATGGAGTTTTTGCTGTATCCTACTTGTCTTAGGTTATTTAGCCATAGAATAAATAGTTAAGCTGGAGTTAATGCTATTCTGCAGAAGGTTAATAATGAATATGGTTCTTTGTAGCGGTAGACAACtatctttaaaatgttattttaaagaacCCCCAAAACTTTAAACTGGATACTGTGTAATTTCAGTCTGCTTTTTAATGATGATGTCTACTCATAACAGGCAGGTAGATATTATCTATCTGCAGTTTCCACTACAACTCTTAGTGGGTCAACCATGATGTCTCCCCAGTAGAAAGGGTAGAACCAGAATGAGCTGATTTCCTCTATATTTGTGGCTTTGGTCTCATTTACCAGGTGCCTGTCATGCCAGCTTACTCCCTTTCCCATACACTTTTCCATGCTCTTTAAGCCCTTGCACAGACACGTTTCTGCCAATTGCCCTATTCAGACACAAGTGTCTTAGTTTTTGCCTGACTACTCTTCCCAGAATGACCTGTGTTGCATTTGCTCCCCAGCTTGTTTAATTGGGGCACGTTAAACTATCTTAAATGCTAGGACAAAAAAATGTACAGCGTAGATTCTCTTATTGTGATTAATGATAGAAAGATAATTGGCAGCACTTCAGGTGtctgaaatgcagttgtttaaaaaaaaagggggggggcggggcgctGCTCCTTCAAACATTATTTTACAGGTCATTTTGCCAAGGAGTGTTTCATGCAGCCTGGAGGTACCAAATATAGCCTCATtccagaagaggaggaagaggaggtggcagcagcaggataTGAAAGAGATAAAAAGACCAGCATGGTTGATGAGCctccaaaaaaaaggaaaaaggtatGAAGCGCCCTACTGCTGACCTGGAAAAGTGAACCAGATAATTTGTTCTGTATAGTTATACCTGTGATTTACTATGGCAACATGGTTATGAGTAGCCAGTTCCGGGCTGAGAAAGTGGCTGAGTTTTGTGCATGTTCTATAGCAAAACAGGAATCTTCTCTGCAGACTTTTTAGTAATTCTTACGCTTTTTCCCTTTATTcttgttaaactgtctttaagATGGTTTTGTGCTATATAATGCACAGTCTTCCAAAGAGATTTCTTACAGtgagaaaaggatttttttttttccttggtctTTGTGAGGCTCTATAGAAATTGCTTCAGTTTCCTTAATTTCTGATTCTTGCCAATAACCTTGTTTCTCCTCCCTTCTCACTGCTCTCGCCCTAACACCTTTCTTTAATCTGAACTAAATGCCTTGCTGCCTTGCTACAGCAGGTATCCTGACCCAGCCAGTGCGATGTGGACTGGGCTTATCTGCGCATGCCAGGGGAAAATTGCTGGTTGTATTTGCACAGGGGGCATACTCCATTTCCAGGCTCTAAAGCAATTTTTGTCTATGTGAAAAATGTCAAGAAATAAGAGACCTTTTATGTCCAGTGTTTGAACTCTGGCTTCAGAGCATGCTGGCATAAAATGCAGCGGAGACGTGAATCCAAAACAGGAGTGTTCATTGGTTGGTCTCTTTATACAGCAATGAGTATTCCAGTTCCAGACTTCAGTACATAAACTGTTATATCAGCCCCTTCACAACTGGAGTCCAACTTCTAATGACACTTCCAAagcccccttttttcttttttcttctttttttctttctctttccagccCTGTGGCCTGTCTGTATCCCTCAACAGGAGCAACAGGCAGGAAAGGTGGTGGATTTCATTTTTACAAGAGAGGGACAAAGATGGTGTTAGCAATTGCATAGCGAGAACTGACTTCTGAGGGCTTAGTTCTTCCAGGCTCACTGTGGAGTTAAACCAGTACTGGTGCTAGTAGGAGAGACTGCAGATGCTGGCAACAGGCAACAGAGGAGTCTGTTTTGATGACAACACTCAGATCAGTCCAGAGTCACTGATGCTGGTAGCTGAAGTCTTGCTTCCAGTCATGTTTTTCACTGGTATTGTGGTTTCTGGCACTCTTAACGGTACACTCTTTGAGAGAGGAGTAGCTGGGGCTGTTTGTGGGATTGTAGGTGTTGACTACACTGGAGTAGAAGAGCCAGGTGTGTAGTGACTTTCCTTGTGTCAGCCACTGCCCTGTGGCATACCTGTTTCTGCCCTACAGTCAGTACAAAATGAAGTTAGCATTAATTTGATGCCTAATTTGCAGTTCTTGTTTGCTCTGTAGTGCTCTGGATAGCTGATCCAGTAGCAGGAATGGGATCTGTCTTCACTGTAGGTCCTGTTGCCTGGTTCCATCCCAAGATGTGCTTTGTTTTCCCACTACGTAGGCTCTTATTCAAGAATGTCTGCAGAGCGTCATTACGCTGCGATAGAAAATACACGTGGTCTTCTTTCTACTCTGATCTTGGAAGCACACGATTGAACAGAGTTGTCTCTCAGATCGCAGGCTAACTGCGACTCTGACCTTTCTGGACTCCAGACGTTGGGCTTCCCTCTTGCCATGGAGCAGTGTGTGAGCAGGCTGTTGGTAATACCTTAGCAGGGCTGGGTATTCTCCTGCCTTGGGTTCTCTTCCCTCTAGCAGTGGTGATGGTTTGTTTGGTAAAGGCTTGTGTAACTGTTACTTAAATGCTGCAGGGGGGAAAAATTACACTGAGGTGTGCAAATAACTCATTATCATATCAGTGTTCATCCACCAGGGTGGGAATTCCCTGTGGAGTCTTGCCCTGCTGAGACTACAGGAGATGTGGGTGACTGTCCTGAATTTGTTACtaatatttggggggggtctgtggATTAACAGCCTTCCTTTAAATCTTGCTTGTTGCTTTGATCTTCCTCCCTTCTCAAGGAGGAGATCAAAagttttcagatgttttccagtgctggaaaataaagctttgaGCTTTTTGGAGGCAGGATGTGGGATCCTTGAAATGAATAGCTCCCTTGTTGTCTCGAGTGCCTGCTGTGATCTTGTCTGGGAGCCACCATATGCTTCCTTGCTTGCCTGAAGCCCCAGGGGGATTTACACAAAGTAGAAATAGCTCAATCTACCTAGTAGCAATTGCCTTGCTgaccccatcccatcccatgcTTGTAATATAAATGTAGagtttatgtttttaaatgaatagaCAGAGAACTGCTATAACCAAGCATCTGTTTAGTGTCATAGCAATAGTATTAACCTTTTTGGTTGTTCATGatcaacattttctgtttccttgatCTGGTGCTTCCTTGCAGTTTCTGGGTgctcttttctctccccagaGATTACTCTCCTTACCGAGATACTCTGGGGTCCTCAcccctttttttcttggcttgcCTTCCCAATGGTTCCTCAGTTCCTCACTTTTCTCCTGCCTGAGCCCCACAGCATTTACAGGATTAAGAGACAGCTGTAGGCTTCAGGTCTCTGCACTGGCATAGGTTTCTGCTGTGACTATGGGCACAAGTCTTTCTAGTGACAGATCACCCTGTTAGTATCCTTCATGAGAGCACTCTCCTGCATCGTGTAATCCCTGAGAAAATAAGTGACTTGAGGGAGAAGCGGAGATGCTGCTGTCGCAGCGCTGTGCGGAAGTACCGGGGAGCATCTGAGGAGTCGCTGACAGCTGTGCAGGCATGTGTCTGTGTCCCTTTCACTTTTACTCTTTGGGTCACAGGGTGAAGGAGCTCCTATGGGAACGCAGCAGCGTGCCTGTGCTGTGCTTGCGTGGGAGGGAGGCGTGCTGAGAAGAAATGaacccttctgctgctgctttcttctctgtctttcaCAAGAAGATCTGCAGGTTGGACAGCAGGAGTAACccctttaatttaaattttacaaaAGCTTCCCATTGTCTCCTCAGACACATGGACTAATTTATCCCTGGGGTGGTTTTGTAATGGTCCTTGGAATTGCATAGTGAATGTGACCTGTGATGGCTTGTAGGCAGACTTTGCTGTTCTTTCTCCCATGTGTAAAAGATGTCCAGGCAATCTGCTTGCAGATGTTGTCTCCTCATATAAAAACCACACCTTCTTAATTGTTACCTGTTCAGTGACCTGTAGTTCATCAAGCCTTAGTCCATTCTCACCTGTAGCTGGTACTTGTTCTACTAGTTCTTACATGGCATTAGCTTGGGGCACAGCTCTTCACACACTATGCTGTTCTCTCACTGTCCTTCTCTGTGCTATTCTgaacttttctgtatttatttaatggCCATAGACTGGATTCTTCTCATCACATTAATTCTGTCTGGTCCTCAAACAAGGCATACAATAATACCTTTAGAGTTATGTAATTAATCTTGTTTGGAATTAAACTGAGTGGtggaattttgcttttttctttttttttttctttttctcttgaagaataaaaaaaaaaaacctagaaagATTACTGACACCTCTCTGGTGATGCAGGAAGGCATGTATCTGGAAATCCATTCTAATTTTTCACAAGGACAGACATAAAGTCTCTGAATGAGACCATAACTCCACAAAAAGGCCtggtgaaaaatatttatacttctTGGAGAATTCTGAACACTCCCCTCTTAtctcaaaatcaaataccttcAGAAAGAATGAATTGCTGTAACATTCTTAAAGCATGGCCTGAGGCAACTTACAAAAGACAGGAGAGAGCCTAGTGTGCTAATGTTGTCCCCCCTTAGTgccagctatttaaaaataactagaGCAGTAGGAAAACCAGCGCTATCAGGCTCTAGTCCAGCCTGTTGCTCTTCTGCATGCCAGCTCCCAAGGAGGGTTTTGTAGAGGAAAGATATTGAGGCaagtttgttctgttttggtaGAATTGTAATCTTTACATAAATTGGACAGGACATGCAAGGAACCGTAACGTGCAGGTCTTTGCACTTGTTGGCCCTCTCTGCATCTTTACACCGGGAGTCTGCTTGGGCAAAATCCACTCAAAATGTTTACACAAATGCAGTGTTTGCAGTTCTGGGGGAGTGCCTGGGTGTGCCTGAGAGCTGAGTTGAGTTTCATCCATCAGCAGCCATCGGTTTTGGAGACAGGTTTGCAGCTCAGGGTGTGGTagggctttgctgctgttgctggagGCAGAAACCCGGCCTTTGCTTTGGCACTGCCCTCTCCATAGGTAACCTAGAGAAATGCTCCTGTTTGTGCAATGGTGAGTTGACTAGTAACCAGCAGAGTGCTTGTCTCCCAGTACTGGGACACTGGAGTTTAAAGAAATCTGTGGTGTAATAGAAGGGTGCTGCTCATGCAGAATGATTTCACAGCAGCACTATCTCCTGCTACAGAAAACGTTAAGCTTTTCTGTTGCCGGCTTGCTCCCTGCAGTGTTTGCAGTCCAGCTTGTGCTTATATGCTGTGGTGCTTGCATTACTGCACTGAAAGTACTTTTTCTGTGTTAGTGTGAGCAGTTTGGCTGTTAGAAGCTCCAGAAAGGGGAGACTgaggggttgggtttttttcagccagcACAATGTCCACGTGTGTACTCTTATTTCCCCTGTAATCCTGAAGGAACGTGTGTGACATCCTGTTCTGTCTTCAGCCTTCACATGCTGAGAAAGTTTCCCAAGCTCTGGAATGATACTCTGTTAGTTGTTAAGGTCTTGTCAAACTTTCTCACCATGTGCACAGGCTGGAAAAGCTTGAGAAAATTCTCCTTGGTGCACCCCTTTCTCTAGAACATTTAACTCTTCACCGTCCGCCTCTTCTAAAGACTGTTACAATTTGCTTCTGCTCTTTGTCTGTGGGTAGGGGACTTTGTAGGGACTTTGGTATTGTCCCACAGAAAAATGTAGACACTCAAATTTTGGGTGACATCAATGATCATAGTGCTGTTGTGGAGCTACAAAAAACTGATACCTGCCAAGAGTGTGCTAGGTGTGGAGTGAACTCAGTGCTTTGTTCTCTTCCCTGGAGTCTCAGAGGACTCTTTGCTTGGTGTTAGCTCCAAGCAATGTGTCCTCTTTGCTCTTCCACTTCCCTAGAAGATTTCTGTTTCACATTGAAAAAGCTACTAGCTTCCTTCCTTTGTTGTCCCTAATTGATAGCCTGTATCTGGTGCTACGGCACATGA from Haliaeetus albicilla chromosome 16, bHalAlb1.1, whole genome shotgun sequence carries:
- the ZCCHC17 gene encoding zinc finger CCHC domain-containing protein 17, whose amino-acid sequence is MEALPELYAIFQGEVATVTEYGAFIKIPGCRKQGLVHKTHMSSCRVDKPSEIVDVGDKVWVKLIGKEMKDDKLKLSLSMKVVNQGTGKDLDPNNISLDQDERKKRTFRDYTSQKITLEAVLNTVCKKCGCKGHFAKECFMQPGGTKYSLIPEEEEEEVAAAGYERDKKTSMVDEPPKKRKKEKKKKKKHKNKQSSESDSDSSDSDSDGAQPASKRTKHSGKPSKAQKKKKKKKHKKQPRD